In Chryseobacterium sp. C-71, the genomic window ATATTTTTCCTTCAGAATCAGTTTTAAAGGCGATATTGTTGATGTTAATCAAGTAATTTGAAGCAGTTTCTTCGTCTGTATCAAATATATTATTATTGTTTTTGTCATAGAAAGCAAAAGCGTAAATGTCTGATTTTTTCTTTGTGCTTAAAGTGGCTTTCTGTAGGTTTAAGGTAACTCCCGCTTCAATGGTGAAAATATTATTTCTCATGTTTGCCGAAGAATAATTGTACAAAGATGAATTCACAAAAAAATCATATAATCTTGTTTGCCATTTCAGATTGCAAAAAGCTGAAGGCGATTTTCCGTAGATATTATCGTCTGTGTAAGAAAGGCCGGATGTGATGCTTAGTTTTTCTTTAAATGCGTTGCTGCTATAATAAACAGAGGTGTTGAGTTTTTTATATTTTTCGTTTTTATCTATGAGTTGTGAGAAAGCGTATTCAGATAAATAATAACTTCCGATTTGATATTGAGAAGTGAAATTTATTCTCTTGTAATTGTAATTGAAATTTATTTTCCCTTGAAACTCTTGGTCTTCTTCATTAGGATATTGTGCAAAACCAAGATCCAAAGCCAAAATGGCAGAATGTTTTTTATTTACACTCATCCAATTGGTGCTTTCTACAATTCTATGTGCTTGAATTGATAAATCATTTTTTTGAAGTTGCGGCAGAAAATTGTTGTAGGAATTTGACTTTTCAAATTGATACTGATATGCAAAAGAATGCCCGAATGATCCTGTTTTAGCAAAATTCAATCCAGCTTCCATTTTTATATTGTCTGATGAGAGCTGAGTCTGGTAGAAATAATATTTAGGAGAATAATTAGAATAAAAAACATTCGCAAAAGCATAGTGTTTTTTGAATACCATCAAATTTGCGTTTTGCTGTATCTGTAAACTTCCTCTTCTGTTTCCGGGGTAATAATCTGAACTGTAGAAGATATTTCCGTTGAAATTAAGTTTTTTAATAATCCCTGAATATTGAGATTCGAACGCCAAAGAAGGTTTTGTAGCTCCATTTTGATCATAAATGCTGATTCCTCCGTACAATTTTGATGAGGTCTGCCAAAGATTGTTGAAGTTGTGGGTGAATTCCGTACCTAATAAATGATGTTTTGCTTTTTCGTAAGGATCATTCTTAAATATATAAATTGATGACAGGTTGTGAGAAAAATTGTAAGGGTTAAGAATTCCTTTCACATAAAAGCCGTATCCGTTTTGCAAAAAAGAATTTCTTTCAAATAAACTGAAGCTCTGCTCGATAAAACCGACTTCAATTTTTTTGTCTTTTGCAGCATTCAGAAAACTGTATTCTATTCCTCTTCCGAAAAGTGACATTTCAAGAAGTCTACTGATGTTTCCTAGGGTAAATTCGCTTTTTTCCCGACGATAAGAAATGTATGTATTGTTGACGATAGGATCAGTCTGCGAATTCATCATAAACATATTTCCGTTGATAAAAATATATCCCGAAGCAACATTAAAACCGCCATTTCCTAAAATCTGATACATATCAAGATCATTCCCGACTCTTCTGTAACTTGCTGTGATTGAATTTCTTGTTGTACTTGCGAAGCCCTTTTGCTGCTCGTCCTGAAACTTTTGTGTATGAGAAATACTTTGTACAGAAATTCTTGTGTTGCCAAATAATTCCTTATCGGGATCTTTAAATCCGGTAACGTTGATAGTGAAATTACTTTGTTTTAGAAGTTCTTTTGAAGGCAGAAAACTGAAAGTAAACGTAGAATCCTGCTGTGGGCGCAGTGTTCCGTGTTGTTCGATAAAATGATTGCTGTCACTATAATCAGGAATTTTAAAAACCAATGTCGTTTGCTGCGTTCTGTTTCCTTTATTGGAAACTTTTATTCTGATCTTTAAAGAATCAAGGTTGTTGTCTCTGAAGATTTGAGGATTTTCGGCAGTCATCTGTAGAATACTGCTTTCTTGCACTTGGTGAATGGCTGTTTTTTTGCCAATTTTCTGATCAAACTCGTTGGTTAAAATAAGATTGATCTGAGCGTCTCCTGCATCTGCATTGTTTCCAACGAAGAATTTAAGTGAAACAAACCTTTTTTCATTTTTCTGAAGATCAACAAAAATTTCCTGTCCTAAAATGGATCTGAATCCTGTCGGAGTGGATATTTTTAATTTTCCTTTAAAACTTTCATTCCTGTTGTTATCAATAACTACAACAAGGTCAAGGATTCTTGAATCTGCACTAAATGATTTTTCGTGAATGTCAAACAGGATGTTTCCTGTTTTGTTTTGAGCCGACAAAAAAAGCGAACAGATCAATAACAGACAATTCGCGAAGTTTTTTATGAAATTTTGACTAAAAACTGATAACATTATTGCGGAGTTATCTCATATTGTAGGGTTGCAGAATATTCATCGGGTTTTGCATTGATGAAATATTCATCATTGGGTTTCGTGAAATATTTGATTGTATAATCAAGATTTGCTCCTTGTGTTGAAGAGCCTTTTGCAATAATCTGTGAAGCTGTATTAAGGAAAACTGTATTGAAAGATGAACCTGTATTTTGCGTTGTTGACAATAAATTCATCTGAACATTGCTGACAGGAATTGTTTTTCCGCTCGCTGATGTGAAATTATTTTGGATGGCTTTTACCGTTATCTGAAAATTTGTATTTGCTTTTACGGTAAGTGCATTCGGATAAGTAACGCTTTTACCGTCTTTATAATCCTGCATACTGCTAAATTCCAAAAGACCGTTACTCGCATTTCCATTAACTTTTAAGGAAAGTTCTGTGCTTGTAGGTGGTGTTCCTGTAAGTGTGGCGATCTGAAATTGAATATTATGATCCATTTTCCCTATAATCGTATTGTTTTGATTATAAGCGGTAAACTCCATAGGAACGTTAAATGTCGTCCATGCAGGGTAGTTTCCAAGATAAGCTCCGCCAGCTACCGTGATGCTGAATTTTAGCTGCAAGCTATAGTATCCGTTTGGCTGGCTTGGTTGGTTACGCAATGGCGCATTGGATTTCGGAATTAGAAAAAATTCTGAACCTTCGGTTACAATGGTATTGGGAGGGATTCCTATTTCGGCTATCGTAGGAACGGGATTAGGATATGCCTGACCTGTCGAAGAAACAGGTTGGAAAGATATTTTATTGGCAGGGAAGGTGTATAATCCGTTGTTAGCAGTGATTGTGTTTTTTAGGCGTGCGGTCACTTTCCAGTTAGGAATGTTGAAATTTCCGTTTCCGGAAAGCATCATGGTGTATCCTTCAGGGTCTGTATTTCCCTGGTAAGAATTTATTTGAAGAAAGCCATTTACCCATGATGAATATGATATTTGAGCATGCATCTGAACGGTTGCAAAAAATATCATAATTAAAAAGCAGAACTTTCTATTCATAACTAAAATTTAATTCACCCATTTCTAAATTTTCTGCATCTCCATAATCCATCAGTACAGATGCTGTGTATTTACCTTTTTCCAGAGGATTTGGAAGTGATATTTCCATTTCTCTTTTATTTCCGGGCATTGTGTAAAATATTACAGGATCTAAAGCTATTTTCTTACCATTGCTAGTGTTTAGAATGTCGGTGGTTGCTTTACCATCGACCCATATTTCTGCCTGATTTTCAAAATTTAAGGTCAGTGTTTTTTTTGCTGAATCAAATTTTAAATCTGTTATTTCAATTTTTTTCTTTTTTGCTTCCGGTTTTTTGTGAAATATTTTAATTCCGGAACGGATGCTTACCTTTATATTCGCTCCTTTACTGTCGACATCGTCAACGGGATTCATTTGGCTCACATACAATAAAGCTGTGTGAGCTGATAAATTATCTTTTGCAAGAGTAGGTGAGGTGATTGTTATTTCAATATCACGTCTTTCTCCGGGTGCTAATGAAAAATAAGTGTCTTCTTTTTTAATAGTAATCCATCCGGCACAAGAAGTCGGAAGTGAATTTGCTGGATGTGTTTGGTTTTCTCCCTTCACATCATATTCCCAGTCGCCGAGACTTACCGCAAGATCAAGACTGTTTTTTGCACTTACATTGGTCACGGTTATTTTTTCGGTATTACTGATGCCGGCTCCTGATTCAAAATAAATTCTGGGTGGAGAAACTGATATTCCGGTTTGTGCTTTTGCGTTGAAGATGAATACAAAAAAGAAAAGACAGAATAGCTGAAATATATTTTTCATGAAGAAGTATGTAATGAAAGAGAAGTGCTGCAAAAAACTGCAACACTTCTTTTATTATTCAAGATTTCCAGGAATCTTATTGAGATACGATAGTGTAAGTCAGTTCAGTAGTATATACTGTAGGATCTTGTCCTGCGATGTAGTTGTCCAGATATTTATTCTGACCTTCGCCTTTGTATTCGATGCTGATTTTTTTATCTACACCACCATTTGAAGAGCTTACTAACATAGTTTCATTATTAGAAAGCTGAACGTTTTGGGCATATTGTGCTCCATTTACTGCATCAGAACCTGCAGTTGCTATGATTTGGATTGTATTAGCTTCAATGCT contains:
- a CDS encoding molecular chaperone, translating into MKNIFQLFCLFFFVFIFNAKAQTGISVSPPRIYFESGAGISNTEKITVTNVSAKNSLDLAVSLGDWEYDVKGENQTHPANSLPTSCAGWITIKKEDTYFSLAPGERRDIEITITSPTLAKDNLSAHTALLYVSQMNPVDDVDSKGANIKVSIRSGIKIFHKKPEAKKKKIEITDLKFDSAKKTLTLNFENQAEIWVDGKATTDILNTSNGKKIALDPVIFYTMPGNKREMEISLPNPLEKGKYTASVLMDYGDAENLEMGELNFSYE